The Sinobacterium norvegicum genome includes a region encoding these proteins:
- a CDS encoding DUF6164 family protein yields MAELLINLRNAPADEIDDLIELLDSHQIDYYQTSGGSFGLSLPGLWVNDADQFQRARSLIDQYQHERQQRIRAQFQQAKDSNQHDTVWARLKRIPNRMITFSIMIFIVIIASIKPFMDMF; encoded by the coding sequence ATGGCCGAACTTTTGATCAACCTACGCAATGCCCCCGCCGATGAAATCGATGACTTAATCGAGTTACTCGACAGCCATCAAATAGATTACTACCAAACTTCGGGCGGCAGCTTTGGTCTGTCCTTACCAGGGTTATGGGTTAATGACGCCGATCAATTTCAACGTGCAAGATCACTGATCGACCAATATCAGCATGAAAGGCAACAGCGTATTCGAGCACAGTTTCAGCAGGCTAAAGACAGCAATCAGCATGACACTGTGTGGGCTCGATTAAAGCGAATCCCCAACCGCATGATCACTTTTTCAATTATGATTTTTATCGTTATCATCGCCTCTATCAAGCCTTTTATGGATATGTTTTAA
- the rarD gene encoding EamA family transporter RarD: MISPALLRALGAYILWGVFPLYFILVADVAPFEVLAHRVVWAMVLLLAVMAAMGKLAELWAVLCQRQEMLWLSIAAVMLSINWGTYIYAISSSQTLEASLGYFINPLVNIVLAMLFLSERVNRMQALAIGLAAVGIVIQLVFIGTLPLISLSLAFSWGIYGLIKKKISSPALTSLTAETVVMLPLALVYLWYLYQRGDLSFLLQPQYDYILPLSGLVTALPLFLFGAAAKQLTFISLSFLQYITPTMVFLIAVLYFGEALTVEKMATFSLIWLSLAIFTYDGIRGYRRSRRVITAD; encoded by the coding sequence ATGATTTCACCCGCTTTATTGCGAGCGCTGGGTGCATATATACTCTGGGGAGTTTTCCCACTCTATTTTATCCTGGTTGCTGATGTTGCGCCGTTTGAGGTGCTTGCGCACCGTGTGGTATGGGCCATGGTATTGTTGTTGGCGGTGATGGCAGCCATGGGTAAGTTGGCTGAGCTGTGGGCAGTGCTCTGTCAGCGTCAAGAAATGCTGTGGCTGTCGATAGCGGCGGTGATGCTGTCGATCAACTGGGGAACTTATATTTATGCCATTAGCAGCAGCCAAACCTTGGAGGCCAGCCTGGGGTATTTCATCAACCCCTTGGTGAATATAGTCTTGGCCATGTTGTTCCTGTCGGAGCGGGTCAATAGAATGCAGGCCCTTGCTATAGGTCTTGCCGCTGTAGGTATTGTGATTCAGTTAGTTTTCATTGGCACGTTGCCACTTATTTCGCTGTCCCTGGCGTTTAGCTGGGGGATTTATGGGCTGATTAAGAAGAAAATATCATCACCGGCCCTGACCTCGTTAACCGCTGAGACAGTGGTTATGTTGCCGCTGGCACTGGTATATTTGTGGTATTTATACCAACGCGGTGATCTAAGTTTTTTGCTGCAGCCACAGTATGACTATATTTTGCCATTGTCGGGCTTGGTAACAGCACTGCCTCTGTTTTTGTTTGGCGCGGCGGCGAAACAGCTGACTTTTATCAGCTTGAGTTTTTTACAATACATCACGCCGACGATGGTCTTTTTGATTGCGGTGCTGTATTTCGGTGAGGCGTTGACTGTGGAGAAGATGGCGACGTTTAGTTTGATTTGGTTGAGCTTGGCCATCTTCACCTACGATGGTATCCGCGGTTATCGCCGCAGCCGCCGGGTGATCACCGCTGATTAG
- a CDS encoding RNA polymerase sigma factor: protein MGFNQDELNSLYQYAYSLTADPDQAYDLLQSAVERFLLKKPLTLKKSSYLKKMIRNQFIDQYRHNLNYPSEPLCSVNEQLCAEQQLEQTVINRQTLEKIWQQLNPSERELLHLWAIDGLTNKQISQQLERPIGTVLSQIFRIKQKLNSSKVVSLSAIGGSQRGH from the coding sequence ATGGGATTTAATCAGGATGAACTTAACTCGCTGTATCAATATGCCTATAGTTTGACCGCCGACCCAGACCAGGCCTACGACTTGCTACAATCTGCGGTCGAACGTTTTCTACTAAAAAAGCCACTGACACTGAAAAAATCTAGTTACTTAAAAAAAATGATACGCAATCAGTTCATCGACCAGTACCGGCACAACCTGAATTATCCAAGCGAGCCACTGTGTTCAGTCAATGAGCAGCTCTGCGCCGAACAGCAACTAGAGCAAACCGTCATCAACCGGCAGACGCTAGAGAAAATATGGCAACAACTAAACCCCAGTGAGCGAGAGTTACTGCATTTGTGGGCGATAGATGGCTTGACCAACAAGCAAATCAGCCAACAGCTTGAACGTCCCATTGGCACGGTGTTGTCGCAGATTTTCAGAATCAAGCAAAAGCTCAATAGCAGCAAAGTCGTATCGCTGTCGGCGATAGGAGGCAGCCAACGTGGCCACTAA
- a CDS encoding HvfC/BufC family peptide modification chaperone — MHSLSPSEQFTATLVDSANKPPALRSGSTALYRECNQQALIDSIFNAYPLTRIWCGDQIFSDACSAYCRNPSQHWDLNRYPLAFTSWLQVHRSGDTEMLVLAAIEAQLQANYYHHNPAAIDQQQLTALSEEQQLALRWHIGQHIGLYQVTAKLADFLNQHKTIGLDLTPDKHPQWLIISRLTVFHQLDWLSQPLYAFIEQLRQGCSLGFLLDSFEASMGCPLDIQWLSLAIERQWITSFTLAEYQEETHGI; from the coding sequence ATGCACAGCCTAAGCCCCTCCGAGCAATTCACCGCCACCCTGGTCGACAGCGCGAACAAGCCTCCAGCGCTGCGCAGCGGCAGCACAGCGCTTTATCGAGAGTGCAACCAACAGGCGTTAATCGACAGTATTTTTAATGCCTATCCGCTAACACGGATATGGTGTGGCGATCAGATCTTCAGCGATGCATGCTCCGCCTATTGCCGAAACCCCAGCCAGCACTGGGACCTCAACCGCTACCCTCTGGCTTTTACCTCCTGGCTACAAGTACACCGAAGCGGTGATACCGAGATGCTGGTCTTAGCCGCGATAGAGGCTCAACTACAGGCCAACTATTACCATCACAACCCCGCCGCCATCGACCAGCAGCAACTCACAGCATTGAGCGAAGAGCAGCAGCTGGCTCTACGATGGCACATCGGTCAACATATCGGCCTCTATCAGGTTACCGCCAAGCTTGCCGACTTTCTCAACCAGCATAAAACCATTGGCCTCGATTTAACCCCCGACAAGCACCCGCAGTGGCTGATTATTTCTCGCCTCACTGTCTTTCATCAACTCGATTGGCTTTCGCAGCCGCTGTATGCTTTTATAGAACAGTTGCGACAGGGATGCAGCCTCGGTTTTTTGTTAGATAGCTTCGAAGCATCGATGGGTTGTCCACTCGACATCCAATGGCTGAGCCTGGCTATCGAACGGCAATGGATAACCAGCTTTACGCTGGCAGAGTATCAGGAAGAGACTCATGGGATTTAA
- the bufB gene encoding MNIO family bufferin maturase, protein MSSALTGVGVGLRPSHAADILSSLPTIDWLELLVDNHLCDGGFNRAILKPLAEHYPLSFHCVSMDVGGKTPLNKTYLAKLKQLAEELQPQQISDHISFCRGQGRYFHNLLPSPFNRKELSHYVDRVKQIQDILGRQILLENVSRYIDYQDNEMTEGEFMTELCQRADCFLLFDVNNAYVNQHNHHTDALEVFNQLPLARIKELHLAGYEQRQQFLLDSHSQPVSEPVWQLYREVYQSLQYQQVPTLIEWDNKLPPLTELLAERDRCLSQQAMATGRATAEVKCTA, encoded by the coding sequence ATGTCGTCAGCGCTGACTGGCGTCGGGGTTGGGCTTAGGCCCAGCCACGCCGCCGACATTCTATCCTCTCTGCCCACCATTGATTGGCTGGAGCTGTTGGTAGACAACCACCTCTGTGACGGCGGCTTTAACCGCGCCATTCTCAAGCCCTTAGCAGAGCATTACCCACTGAGTTTTCACTGTGTCAGCATGGATGTTGGCGGTAAAACGCCGCTTAACAAAACGTATCTGGCTAAGCTAAAACAGCTGGCAGAGGAGTTACAGCCACAGCAAATTTCTGACCACATCAGTTTCTGTCGCGGCCAGGGTCGCTATTTTCACAACCTGCTACCCTCGCCCTTCAACCGCAAAGAGCTAAGCCATTATGTAGACAGGGTAAAACAGATTCAGGATATTCTCGGGCGACAGATATTGCTTGAAAATGTCTCCCGCTATATCGATTACCAAGATAACGAGATGACAGAGGGTGAGTTTATGACCGAGCTCTGTCAGCGGGCAGACTGTTTTTTACTGTTCGATGTTAATAATGCATATGTTAACCAACACAATCATCACACCGATGCCCTCGAGGTCTTCAACCAACTGCCCCTAGCGCGCATCAAAGAACTACACTTGGCGGGCTACGAGCAACGGCAACAATTCTTACTCGACAGCCATAGTCAGCCTGTTTCTGAACCCGTCTGGCAGCTCTACAGAGAGGTTTATCAATCGCTACAATATCAGCAGGTGCCGACGCTGATCGAGTGGGATAATAAACTTCCCCCACTGACTGAATTACTCGCCGAGAGAGATCGTTGCTTAAGCCAGCAGGCCATGGCCACCGGCCGGGCGACTGCGGAGGTGAAATGCACAGCCTAA
- a CDS encoding BufA1 family periplasmic bufferin-type metallophore: MNKKLFISSAIGAVLTTTSLGALAVPDQPQQWEKCAGIAKAGANDCGALDGSHGCAGQAKADNLANEWVYVPSGTCDKITGGRVAALKPAK; the protein is encoded by the coding sequence ATGAACAAAAAACTATTTATCTCCAGCGCCATCGGCGCAGTATTAACCACCACCAGCCTCGGCGCCCTCGCCGTTCCCGATCAACCCCAGCAGTGGGAAAAATGTGCCGGTATCGCCAAGGCCGGTGCCAACGACTGCGGTGCATTGGATGGCAGCCACGGCTGTGCCGGTCAAGCCAAGGCCGACAATCTTGCCAATGAATGGGTCTACGTGCCCTCTGGCACCTGCGACAAAATCACCGGCGGCCGTGTCGCTGCCCTCAAACCGGCGAAATAA
- a CDS encoding PaaI family thioesterase, whose protein sequence is MNEAATLVHDNNHECPEGYHPFTLDGSFNDALAPLYMKITDSGMSLALRLKKHHCNPMGICHGAVYMSLMDIALCAAVCHSAGLYTGMPTININLDYMAASKEGDWLFTEAETLKLTNTIGFSQGKVLAADGSVNVSASGHFKLPKDLANAEGVSVEELLKMFA, encoded by the coding sequence ATGAACGAAGCAGCAACACTGGTCCACGATAACAACCATGAATGCCCAGAAGGCTATCACCCCTTTACCCTTGACGGTAGCTTCAACGACGCCTTGGCTCCGCTTTATATGAAGATTACCGACAGCGGTATGTCACTGGCGCTGCGACTCAAGAAGCATCACTGCAACCCCATGGGCATTTGTCATGGCGCCGTCTATATGAGTTTGATGGACATCGCTCTCTGCGCCGCTGTCTGTCATAGCGCCGGCCTATACACCGGCATGCCGACAATCAACATCAACCTCGATTATATGGCCGCCAGCAAAGAGGGCGACTGGCTGTTCACCGAGGCTGAGACGTTAAAACTCACCAATACCATCGGTTTCTCACAGGGCAAGGTTCTGGCTGCCGACGGCAGCGTCAACGTCAGTGCCAGCGGCCATTTTAAACTGCCCAAAGACCTTGCCAATGCTGAGGGAGTCAGCGTTGAAGAGCTGCTGAAGATGTTCGCCTAA
- the ppnN gene encoding nucleotide 5'-monophosphate nucleosidase PpnN — MNNKVVDSRISPVGHLDALSRGEINKLLKNNQGNLYQLFRSCALAVLASGNYSDDGKALLEQYKDFDIQLLVQERGIKLEVMGAPAEAFVDGVMINGIAELLFSVMRDILYGHEKQSFPCANSEQATDAVFKILRNAKLIRPNIEPNVVVCWGGHSIRREEYNYTKKVGYELGLRGLDICTGCGPGAMKGPMKGATISHAKQRHTDGRYIGLTEPGIIAAESPNPIVNELVILPDIEKRLEAFVRVGHGFIVFPGGAGTAEEILYLLGILLDPANEPIPFPLVFTGPESAREYFQQIDDFIGITLGEKAQHRYQIIIDDQQQVAATMRQGINDVRAFRKREADAYNFNWLLRIDHDFQQPFEPDHQNMAELKLNKDQPAHKLAADLRRAFSGIVAGNVKDQGIRAIEQHGPFKLQGDTAIMEPMDKLLQSFVEQQRMKLPGTEYHPCYQLVK; from the coding sequence ATGAATAACAAAGTCGTAGATTCTAGAATATCCCCTGTCGGTCACCTCGACGCACTCTCCCGCGGTGAAATTAATAAATTATTAAAAAACAATCAGGGTAATCTTTACCAACTGTTTCGCAGCTGCGCCCTGGCTGTGCTTGCCTCAGGTAACTATTCCGATGACGGCAAGGCGCTGCTAGAACAATACAAGGATTTTGACATCCAACTGCTTGTTCAAGAGCGAGGCATCAAACTGGAAGTCATGGGCGCACCGGCAGAAGCTTTTGTTGACGGCGTGATGATAAACGGTATCGCCGAGCTATTGTTCTCCGTTATGCGGGATATTTTATACGGCCACGAGAAGCAGTCCTTCCCCTGCGCTAACTCGGAACAAGCCACCGATGCGGTATTCAAAATCCTGCGTAACGCCAAGCTAATACGGCCCAATATTGAACCCAACGTTGTGGTCTGCTGGGGCGGTCACTCGATTCGCCGTGAGGAGTATAATTACACCAAGAAGGTCGGCTATGAACTCGGGCTCAGAGGCCTGGACATCTGTACCGGTTGCGGTCCGGGTGCGATGAAGGGCCCCATGAAAGGCGCCACTATTAGCCACGCAAAGCAGCGTCACACCGACGGACGTTATATCGGTCTAACCGAGCCGGGTATTATCGCTGCCGAATCACCCAACCCCATTGTTAACGAGCTGGTCATTCTACCCGATATCGAAAAAAGACTGGAGGCCTTTGTCCGTGTAGGTCACGGTTTTATCGTCTTCCCCGGAGGCGCGGGGACTGCCGAGGAGATACTTTACTTACTCGGTATTCTGCTCGACCCAGCCAACGAGCCCATTCCCTTTCCGCTGGTATTTACCGGCCCAGAAAGCGCCCGAGAATACTTCCAGCAAATTGATGACTTTATTGGTATCACCCTGGGTGAAAAAGCCCAGCATCGCTATCAAATCATCATCGACGATCAACAACAGGTTGCCGCTACTATGCGTCAGGGCATCAACGATGTCCGCGCCTTTAGAAAACGTGAGGCTGATGCCTATAACTTTAACTGGCTGCTGCGCATTGACCACGACTTTCAGCAACCGTTCGAGCCCGATCACCAAAACATGGCTGAGTTGAAACTGAACAAGGATCAACCCGCCCACAAATTGGCCGCCGATCTACGACGAGCATTCTCTGGTATTGTCGCTGGCAATGTTAAAGATCAAGGCATTCGGGCCATAGAACAACACGGCCCGTTTAAGCTGCAAGGCGATACTGCCATTATGGAGCCCATGGATAAGCTGCTGCAGTCATTTGTCGAGCAGCAGCGGATGAAACTACCCGGAACTGAATATCACCCTTGTTATCAACTGGTCAAATAA
- a CDS encoding transglycosylase SLT domain-containing protein translates to MSLHQFYRKSIACCTLPFLALTLNASHADNATASFASHAERSQQRQDFRRAVKLIDGNNPQQYQQLKAQLKNYPLYPYLDYFELRENTATTTIHDITAFSRQYPSLQYTSALVNRRLQYLGKHQRWQEYLRTAKAEPRDTTLRCYYYNALLQQGNQQKAYAGAERMWLVGQSQPAACDPLFKQWIADGQLTDALLWQRQVLAAKANNLSLTQYLHKKSKGQYQHYSQALLDAYRQPTRFSFQVTATQFPEVAADLITVASQRGAYQDPAQALRYWQSFSTAEQLLNQQQIASIELHIANRLLRSDKTNAFAAKVAIEQAEQSPRLSEHFLQLYLANLDWQGLNQFIAKLPAPVQQQNRWLYWQARSQEELGIEPELVAAHFQQLSSQRHYYGFLAAQRTGQPISFEHQPYSLLKQNKVTVGNNLQLQRIEELIALNYMQYARLEWNKLQNNATVASQSALGAYAIDQGWGNLAILQASHHKQHDNLGLRAPLAYRQPILKNAKQQKINPSWAFSIARQESLFNTAAQSSAGAVGLMQLMPATAKQVARKNKIPYKNAKDLTNPDTNIALGTHYLAQLKDRFDDNIVYATAAYNAGPYRVSKWLKQRPNLPNDVWTETVPYRETRNYVKNVVAFSLIYDHLIRSGEDFSVYQENTHVALQQQSVDQ, encoded by the coding sequence ATGTCTTTACATCAATTTTATCGAAAATCTATTGCCTGCTGTACCCTGCCATTTCTGGCATTGACGCTTAACGCCAGTCATGCCGATAATGCCACCGCCTCGTTTGCCAGTCATGCCGAACGCAGCCAACAACGTCAGGACTTTCGCCGTGCGGTTAAACTAATTGATGGCAACAACCCTCAGCAGTATCAACAATTAAAAGCACAGTTGAAAAATTACCCGCTCTACCCCTATCTCGACTATTTTGAGCTGCGTGAAAATACTGCCACCACCACGATTCACGATATTACCGCCTTTAGTCGCCAGTACCCCAGTCTACAATACACCAGCGCTCTGGTTAATCGACGCCTACAGTATCTTGGCAAACATCAACGCTGGCAGGAATACCTACGCACCGCCAAGGCCGAACCGCGAGACACCACCCTGCGTTGCTATTACTACAACGCGCTGCTGCAACAGGGTAACCAACAAAAAGCCTATGCCGGGGCAGAAAGAATGTGGCTGGTTGGCCAGTCCCAACCCGCCGCCTGCGACCCGTTGTTCAAGCAGTGGATAGCCGACGGTCAGCTCACTGACGCACTGTTATGGCAGCGCCAGGTGCTCGCGGCCAAGGCTAATAACTTAAGCCTTACCCAATACCTGCATAAGAAATCTAAGGGGCAATACCAACATTACAGCCAGGCACTACTCGATGCCTATCGCCAACCGACACGCTTTTCGTTTCAAGTTACCGCCACACAATTCCCCGAGGTGGCTGCCGATTTAATCACCGTCGCCAGTCAACGTGGTGCCTATCAGGACCCCGCCCAGGCGCTGCGTTACTGGCAATCCTTTAGCACTGCCGAGCAACTGCTCAACCAACAACAAATCGCCAGTATCGAATTGCATATTGCCAACCGGTTGCTGCGCAGCGATAAGACGAATGCCTTCGCCGCTAAAGTAGCCATTGAGCAGGCAGAGCAGTCACCCCGGTTAAGCGAGCACTTCTTGCAGCTCTATTTGGCCAACCTCGACTGGCAGGGACTGAATCAATTTATTGCCAAACTGCCCGCGCCAGTGCAACAGCAAAACCGCTGGCTATACTGGCAAGCTCGCAGCCAGGAAGAGCTTGGCATCGAACCAGAGCTGGTCGCCGCTCACTTCCAACAGCTCAGCAGTCAGCGCCATTACTACGGTTTCTTAGCCGCACAGCGCACCGGTCAGCCAATCAGCTTCGAGCACCAGCCTTACAGCCTGCTGAAACAAAACAAGGTCACCGTCGGAAACAATCTGCAGCTGCAGCGAATCGAAGAACTGATCGCGCTGAATTACATGCAGTACGCCCGCCTCGAGTGGAACAAACTACAAAACAATGCCACCGTGGCATCGCAGTCGGCACTCGGCGCCTACGCCATCGACCAGGGCTGGGGCAATCTTGCCATTCTGCAAGCCAGTCACCACAAACAACATGACAACCTGGGCTTACGAGCGCCACTGGCCTACCGTCAGCCTATTTTAAAAAACGCCAAGCAACAGAAAATAAATCCCAGCTGGGCCTTCTCCATCGCTCGTCAGGAAAGCTTGTTCAACACCGCCGCACAATCATCGGCCGGCGCTGTTGGCCTCATGCAACTCATGCCAGCAACAGCGAAACAAGTCGCCAGAAAAAATAAAATCCCCTATAAAAACGCTAAGGATTTAACCAACCCCGATACCAATATCGCCCTTGGTACCCACTATCTGGCTCAACTTAAAGATCGCTTCGATGATAATATCGTCTACGCCACCGCCGCCTATAATGCCGGCCCATATCGCGTCAGCAAGTGGCTAAAACAACGCCCCAACCTGCCCAATGATGTTTGGACCGAAACCGTGCCTTATCGCGAAACCCGAAACTATGTGAAAAACGTCGTGGCCTTTTCACTGATCTATGATCACCTCATTCGCAGCGGTGAAGACTTCAGCGTCTACCAGGAAAACACCCATGTTGCCCTGCAGCAACAGAGCGTCGATCAATAA
- a CDS encoding DUF3332 family protein, which produces MKMNKVAQALILATAIGGVTTTMTGCMGQMGLSQQAIGVNLKLIDNRWGRAGFYLLLSPVYGVVGAIDLLIINSIEFWTGTNPITKKSPAVVDTPVEAWMKVDDSLDSSMTDVPLSSATLKGGDNNTMSIDFIDADGNEQTVTGIRVDNRVDFYLDGRLIKSATMDELEARADQLETAGMTTATARG; this is translated from the coding sequence ATGAAGATGAATAAAGTCGCCCAAGCGTTAATCTTAGCCACGGCAATTGGTGGCGTAACGACAACCATGACCGGCTGTATGGGTCAGATGGGTCTCTCACAACAAGCTATCGGTGTAAACCTTAAACTGATCGACAACCGCTGGGGTCGAGCGGGTTTCTATCTACTCCTCTCTCCTGTCTATGGTGTCGTCGGTGCCATTGATTTACTGATTATTAACAGCATCGAATTCTGGACCGGTACCAACCCTATCACCAAAAAGTCACCCGCCGTTGTCGACACCCCGGTAGAGGCCTGGATGAAGGTTGACGATAGCTTAGACAGCTCGATGACTGACGTCCCGCTGAGCAGCGCGACGCTGAAAGGTGGCGACAACAACACCATGTCTATCGACTTTATTGACGCCGATGGTAATGAGCAAACCGTTACCGGCATCAGAGTTGATAATCGTGTTGACTTCTATCTTGACGGCAGATTAATTAAGTCTGCCACGATGGATGAGCTAGAAGCTCGCGCTGACCAACTCGAGACTGCCGGCATGACCACCGCCACAGCTCGCGGCTAA
- a CDS encoding aspartate aminotransferase family protein: MSKNTTAQLQQADRNHHLHPFTDFKQYSATGGRIFSRAEHIYIYDSEDNQFLDGMSGLWCCNLGYSQPKIIEAVNQQMQQLPYYNNFFNCSNQPAAEMAKALVEVTPDGFNNVFFTNSGSEANDTNIRLVHRYYDLLEKPNKKLIIGRKNGYHGSTIAAASLGGMEFMHKQYRGIDYVHHIDQPHWFAEGGDSDKNEFGLQVARQLEAKIDELGEENVAAFIAEPIQGAGGVIIPPDSYWPEIQRICNERDILLISDEVICGFGRTGNWFGCETYNYQPDLITFAKAVTNGFQPLGGVMVGDKVANVLKTNDGEFGHGLTYSGHPASCAAGLATLSIMQEQNIVENTAQTIAPYLQQQLRSLSDHPIVGEVRGTGMVAAIELVKNKNSREKIADDSAAAVFCRDQAINNGLMVRAVGDAMVTAPPMVSSKDEIDQLVQRLHRALDATAKEYNIK; encoded by the coding sequence ATGAGTAAAAACACTACCGCGCAATTACAGCAGGCCGACCGCAATCACCACCTGCACCCCTTTACTGATTTCAAGCAGTACAGTGCCACCGGTGGTCGTATTTTCTCCCGCGCCGAACATATCTACATCTATGACAGCGAAGACAACCAGTTTCTCGATGGCATGTCGGGTCTGTGGTGTTGTAATCTGGGTTACAGCCAACCGAAAATCATTGAAGCCGTTAATCAGCAGATGCAACAGCTGCCCTATTACAACAACTTCTTCAACTGTTCCAACCAACCGGCGGCAGAAATGGCCAAGGCTCTGGTCGAAGTCACCCCCGATGGCTTCAACAATGTGTTCTTTACCAACTCCGGTTCCGAGGCCAACGACACCAATATTCGCCTCGTTCACCGCTACTATGACCTGCTCGAAAAACCGAACAAGAAGCTGATCATCGGTCGTAAAAACGGCTACCATGGCAGCACTATTGCGGCGGCAAGTCTCGGTGGCATGGAGTTTATGCACAAACAATATCGTGGCATCGACTATGTCCATCACATCGACCAACCTCACTGGTTTGCCGAGGGCGGCGACAGTGACAAAAATGAATTTGGCCTGCAAGTTGCCCGCCAGTTAGAGGCCAAGATCGACGAGCTCGGCGAAGAGAATGTCGCCGCCTTTATTGCCGAACCTATTCAGGGCGCCGGTGGCGTTATCATCCCCCCCGATAGCTATTGGCCTGAAATTCAGCGCATCTGTAACGAGCGTGATATTTTGTTGATCAGCGACGAGGTTATCTGCGGCTTTGGTCGAACCGGCAATTGGTTTGGTTGCGAGACCTACAATTACCAACCCGACTTAATCACCTTTGCCAAGGCGGTGACCAATGGTTTCCAACCTCTCGGTGGCGTCATGGTCGGCGACAAGGTCGCCAATGTACTAAAAACGAACGACGGTGAATTCGGTCACGGACTCACCTATTCTGGCCACCCAGCCAGCTGTGCCGCCGGCCTCGCCACACTCTCAATTATGCAGGAACAAAACATCGTCGAGAATACAGCGCAGACTATTGCCCCCTATTTACAGCAACAGTTACGCAGCCTCAGCGATCATCCTATTGTCGGCGAAGTCCGTGGCACCGGCATGGTCGCTGCTATCGAGCTGGTCAAGAATAAGAATAGTCGCGAAAAAATCGCCGATGATTCGGCCGCCGCGGTGTTCTGTCGCGACCAAGCCATTAACAATGGCCTAATGGTTCGCGCCGTTGGCGATGCCATGGTCACTGCGCCACCGATGGTCAGCAGCAAAGACGAAATTGACCAACTGGTGCAACGCCTGCACCGCGCCCTGGATGCCACTGCGAAAGAATATAATATTAAGTAA